One window of the Streptomyces asoensis genome contains the following:
- a CDS encoding FmdB family zinc ribbon protein, which yields MPTYQYQCTECGEGLEAVQKFTDDALTECPNCGGRLKKVFSAVGIVFKGSGFYRNDSRGSSSSSSPASSSKSSTSGSDSKPSTSTSSTSDSKSSSTGTSSGSSSAA from the coding sequence GTGCCGACCTACCAGTACCAGTGCACCGAGTGCGGCGAGGGCCTCGAGGCGGTGCAGAAGTTCACCGACGATGCCCTGACCGAGTGCCCCAACTGCGGTGGCCGCCTCAAGAAGGTGTTCTCGGCCGTCGGCATCGTCTTCAAGGGCTCCGGCTTCTACCGCAACGACAGCCGCGGTTCCTCGTCGAGCAGCTCGCCGGCGTCGTCCTCGAAGTCGTCGACGTCCGGCTCCGACTCGAAGCCGTCGACCTCGACGTCCTCGACCTCGGACTCGAAGTCGTCGAGCACCGGCACCTCGAGCGGCAGCAGCTCAGCCGCGTAA
- a CDS encoding S-methyl-5'-thioadenosine phosphorylase, giving the protein MANQANAEIGVIGGSGFYSFLDNVTELQVDTPYGPPSDSLFLGEIAGRRVAFLPRHGRGHHLPPHRINYRANLWALRSVGARQVLGPCAVGGLRPEYGPGTLLVPDQLVDRTKSRSATYFDGLPLPDGTVPNVVHVSLADPYCPAGRSAALKAARGREWEPVDGGTLVVIDGPRFSTRAESLWHQAQGWSVVGMTGHPEAALARELELCYTSLNLVTDLDAGAESGEGVSHEEVLRVFAANVDRLRGVLFDAVAALPSDGERDCLCANALGGLNPGFELP; this is encoded by the coding sequence ATGGCGAACCAGGCGAACGCAGAGATCGGTGTGATCGGCGGCTCCGGCTTCTACTCGTTCCTCGACAACGTGACCGAGCTCCAGGTCGACACCCCCTACGGACCGCCCAGCGACTCGCTCTTCCTCGGCGAGATCGCCGGCCGGCGGGTCGCCTTCCTGCCCCGGCACGGACGCGGGCACCATCTGCCGCCCCACCGGATCAACTACCGGGCCAACCTGTGGGCGCTGCGCTCGGTCGGGGCGCGCCAGGTCCTCGGTCCGTGCGCGGTGGGCGGTCTGCGCCCGGAGTACGGGCCCGGCACGCTGCTCGTGCCCGATCAGCTGGTCGACCGCACGAAGTCGAGGAGCGCAACGTACTTCGACGGGCTGCCCCTGCCCGACGGCACGGTGCCCAACGTGGTGCATGTGTCCCTGGCCGACCCCTACTGCCCCGCGGGACGCTCGGCGGCCCTGAAGGCGGCGCGTGGCCGGGAGTGGGAGCCGGTGGACGGCGGGACTCTGGTGGTGATCGATGGGCCGCGGTTCTCGACCCGTGCCGAGTCGTTGTGGCACCAGGCGCAGGGTTGGTCTGTGGTGGGCATGACGGGTCACCCGGAGGCCGCGCTCGCCCGTGAACTCGAGCTCTGCTACACGTCGTTGAATCTGGTCACCGATCTGGACGCGGGCGCCGAGAGCGGTGAGGGCGTGTCGCACGAGGAGGTGCTGCGGGTATTCGCGGCGAACGTGGACCGGCTGCGGGGCGTGCTGTTCGACGCGGTGGCCGCGCTGCCCTCCGACGGCGAGCGGGACTGCCTGTGCGCGAACGCGCTGGGCGGGCTGAATCCCGGGTTCGAGCTGCCGTAG
- a CDS encoding RcpC/CpaB family pilus assembly protein, which produces MPPFAPVRVRPSRYRLGRLVRSRRRALALGLAITAAALVASGPRDGDPGHGHPGATARADSGGGSHPRAHAPLRAPAHSPRAGEKVTAPVRIADAATVRLLRPGDRVDVIAAEPTTLGGVGGAGGDAHVVARGALVTKVPEPLDTDTAAGTADDGALVVLSVPRSTAARLAGASATARLAVTLW; this is translated from the coding sequence GTGCCGCCCTTCGCTCCCGTGCGGGTCCGTCCCAGCCGGTACCGGCTGGGACGGCTCGTAAGGAGCAGGCGGCGGGCCCTCGCCCTGGGTCTCGCCATCACTGCCGCCGCGCTCGTGGCGTCCGGCCCACGGGACGGTGATCCGGGCCACGGACATCCCGGTGCGACTGCGCGCGCGGACTCGGGCGGGGGCTCGCACCCCCGCGCGCATGCTCCACTACGCGCCCCTGCGCACAGCCCTCGCGCCGGGGAGAAGGTGACGGCGCCGGTACGGATCGCCGACGCGGCCACGGTCCGACTGCTGCGCCCCGGTGACCGGGTAGATGTCATCGCCGCCGAGCCGACGACGCTGGGCGGTGTGGGCGGCGCGGGCGGCGACGCCCATGTGGTCGCGCGCGGGGCACTCGTGACAAAGGTGCCGGAGCCGCTGGACACCGACACGGCTGCCGGCACGGCTGACGACGGGGCGCTGGTCGTCCTGTCGGTGCCCCGGTCCACCGCCGCGCGTCTGGCGGGGGCGAGTGCGACGGCTCGGCTGGCGGTGACCCTGTGGTGA
- the mscL gene encoding large conductance mechanosensitive channel protein MscL: MSEEKASVWQGFKAFLMRGNVVDLAVAVVIGAAFTNIVNSVVKGIINPLIGAVGTKNLDSYSACLKGPCTGTGDSATGVRILWGSVLGATLTFVITAAVVYFLMVLPMSKYLAKMEARRKAKEGTQEIIELTELEVLKEIRDELVAQRGSGRSER; the protein is encoded by the coding sequence GTGAGCGAAGAGAAGGCAAGCGTCTGGCAGGGCTTCAAGGCCTTCCTGATGCGTGGCAACGTCGTCGATCTGGCAGTCGCGGTGGTGATCGGCGCGGCCTTCACGAACATCGTCAACTCGGTGGTGAAGGGAATCATCAACCCGCTCATCGGAGCGGTCGGTACCAAGAACCTGGACAGCTACAGCGCCTGCCTCAAGGGCCCCTGCACCGGCACGGGGGACAGCGCGACGGGCGTCCGGATCCTGTGGGGGTCCGTCCTCGGCGCGACGCTCACCTTCGTGATCACTGCTGCGGTCGTGTACTTCCTGATGGTCCTGCCCATGTCGAAGTATCTGGCGAAGATGGAGGCCCGCAGGAAGGCCAAGGAGGGCACGCAGGAGATCATCGAGCTGACCGAGCTGGAGGTGCTCAAGGAGATCCGCGACGAGCTGGTCGCCCAGCGGGGCTCGGGGCGCAGCGAGCGGTAG